The Cucumis melo cultivar AY chromosome 5, USDA_Cmelo_AY_1.0, whole genome shotgun sequence genome has a segment encoding these proteins:
- the LOC103499465 gene encoding uncharacterized protein LOC103499465: MTAPDTEPVVPSSSQVKAKKKKQKTAAASNSGVDLKSIIHNHALFFDKLVELIPVRFYLSSDEKGKPWFQGLSKKEKAMAKKESKKNLKKARRDRMDPEKSSKSTVDLLKESLENEKLKSKNDDDGDDVKPVASGWDSDDQSVTYEELRQRLHRKIEEFRVNRNTGCSNREKKRNERNERREAIHKKRKRENDTNEKKSVTTPSKVEMERNVVEASKELAFGHVKLGTEEEQGKNKKRKLSKLKELEKAKKLEEAKKDPGKGEIILKKHSWQAATSRAAGVKVHDDPQRLMKSLRKEKKQQLKSVEKWKGRIETTQKMKAERQQKRSENIAQKIHDKKMKRIEKREKKLMRPGFEGRKEGFINESSA; the protein is encoded by the exons ATGACTGCGCCGGATACTGAACCGGTTGTCCCTTCGTCTTCCCAAGTGAAG GCGAAGAAGAAAAAGCAGAAGACTGCTGCAGCTTCTAATTCAGGCGTAGATCTGAAGTCCATCATCCATAACCATGCATTGTTCTTTGACAAGTTAGTGGAGCTTATCCCCGTGAGATTCTATTTATCTAGTGATGAAAAAGGAAAACCTTGGTTTCAGGGCCTTAGCAAGAAAGAAAAGGCCATGGCTAAGAAGGAATCAAAGAAAAACCTTAAGAAAGCACGAAGAGATCGTATGGATCCAGAGAAGTCTTCTAAATCAACTGTTGATTTGCTTAAAGAAAGCTTGGAAAATGAAAAGTTGAAAAGTAAAAATGACGATGATGGAGATGATGTTAAGCCGGTGGCATCTGGGTGGGACAGTGATGACCAGTCAGTGACATATGAAGAACTGAGACAACGCCTTCATCGAAAAATTGAAGAGTTCCGGGTGAATAGAAATACAGGATGTTCAAATAGggaaaagaagagaaatgaAAGAAACGAGAGAAGGGAAGCTATCCATAAGAAACGCAAGAGAGAAAATGACACCAACGAGAAGAAATCAGTCACTACTCCCTCAAAAGTCGAAATGGAGAGGAATGTAGTTGAGGCCTCCAAAGAACTTGCGTTTGGTCATGTTAAACTAGGAACCGAAGAAGAGCAAGGTAAGAATAAGAAGAGAAAACTCTCCAAGTTGAAGGAACTTGAAAAGGCAAAAAAGTTGGAAGAAGCAAAGAAAGACCCCGGAAAGGGCGAGATAATATTGAAGAAGCATTCTTGGCAGGCAGCAACAAGTAGAGCTGCTGGGGTTAAAGTTCATGATGATCCACAGCGTCTGATGAAGAGTTTGCGGAAGGAAAAGAAACAACAGCTGAAGAGTGTTGAGAAATGGAAAGGCAGAATTGAAACCACCCAGAAGATGAAAGCAGAAAGACAACAAAAGAGATCCGAAAACATAGCTCAGAAAATCCATGACAAGAAGATGAAACGGATTGAAAAGAGGGAGAAAAAATTAATGCGCCCTGGCTTCGAAGGTCGCAAGGAAGGTTTCATTAATGAAAGCAGCGCATAA
- the LOC103499466 gene encoding membrane protein PM19L: protein MAQTMGRNMAAPLLFLNLIMYLILLGFASWCLNRFINGTTYHPSMGGNGATPFFLTFAMLTAVLGIASKLAGLYHIRAWRSDSLAGAGSTSLLTWAVTVLAFGLACKQINIGGHRGWRLRVVEAFIIILTFTQLLYLLLLHAGIFSRRYGPGYWDTDYGMGGGTAAPGEPPKGTAGTRVV from the exons ATGGCTCAAACAATGGGAAGGAACATGGCAGCTCCATTGTTGTTTCTTAACTTGATTATGTATTTGATTCTCTTGGGTTTTGCTAGTTGGTGTCTTAATAGATTCATCAATGGCACTACCTACCATCCAA GTATGGGAGGAAACGGAGCGACGCCGTTTTTCCTGACATTTGCAATGCTGACGGCTGTTCTCGGAATAGCATCAAAACTGGCCGGACTCTACCATATCAGAGCATGGAGGAGCGACAGCCTCGCCGGTGCCGGCTCAACTTCCTTGCTCACTTGGGCTGTAACTGTTCTAGCTTTTGG GTTGGCCTGTAAGCAAATCAACATAGGAGGCCACAGAGGGTGGAGGCTGAGAGTGGTGGAAGCTTTCATAATTATCTTGACTTTCACTCAGCTTCTGTATCTGCTCTTGCTCCACGCTGGAATCTTCAGCCGCCGCTATGGCCCTGGTTATTGGGACACCGACTACGGCATGGGTGGAGGAACAGCGGCACCCGGCGAGCCTCCCAAAGGAACCGCCGGAACTAGGGTGGTTTAG
- the LOC103499464 gene encoding uncharacterized protein LOC103499464 encodes MEVQQSWRLRFSFRNATIALCLLNLVAAFLLLQGFLSAASSRSRPLSTNQKLDQLKYIREAQEIRLSMQPLELIKRVREIQEEAYYETEAVQDKDSKQNAAIDLSKRLKDFRSLNDASSLKALEEWRKRKMERARLREMEKNGTLNSPSQLRKHNI; translated from the exons atggaggTCCAACAGTCATGGAGATTGAGATTCTCGTTTAGGAATGCCACCATAGCTTTGTGCTTGTTGAACCTAGTGGCTGCTTTTCTTCTGCTTCAGGGTTTTTTATCTGCTGCTTCTTCCCGCAGCAGACCCTTGTCGACAAATCAGAAACTGG ATCAACTCAAATATATCAGGGAAGCTCAAGAGATTCGACTTTCTATGCAACCTTTGGAACTGATTAAAAGG GTTAGGGAAATTCAGGAGGAAGCATATTATGAAACAGAAGCTGTACAAGACAAAGACTCCAAGCAGAATGCTGCCATTGATCTTTCtaaaagattgaaagacttcCGTTCTCTCAATGATGCTTCTAGTTTAAAAG CTCTGGAGGAATGGCGCAAAAGGAAGATGGAAAGAGCAAGGCTGCGTGAAATGGAGAAAAATGGGACACTGAATTCTCCTTCTCAGCTTCGAAAACATAACATCTAA